From the Macaca thibetana thibetana isolate TM-01 chromosome 12, ASM2454274v1, whole genome shotgun sequence genome, one window contains:
- the ZDBF2 gene encoding DBF4-type zinc finger-containing protein 2 isoform X1 codes for MQKRQGYCSYCRVQYHNLEQHLFSAQHRSLTRQSRRQICTSSLMERFLQDVLQHHPYHCQESSSTRDETHVNTGSSSEVVHLDDDFSEEEEEDEDKIEDEDATEERPSEASEPIEELHSRPHKSQEGTQEVSVRPSVIQKLEKGQQQPLEFVHKIGAGVKKCNLVDIGQATNNGSNLVRPPVIYNAPASCLSESSNDRPVTTNTTGLPAAAHLDSVSKCDPNKVDKYLEQPDGASRNPVPSSHVETSSFSHQKPKESNRKYLRMNSDKLVLWRDVKSQGKTLSAGLKFQERMGTKDSLRVKSPSKLAVNPNKTDMPLNKGIFEDTIPKHHEEFFSNMDCTQEEKHLVFNKKAFWEQKCSVSSEMKFDCSSLQSASDQPQETAQDINLWKEERIDQEDNYESRGSEMSFDCSSSFHSLTDQSKVSAKEVNLSKEVCTDVQYKNNTSYVSKRSSDCGDILHLVTNQSQMTVKEVSLQNARRISLVDQSYESSDSETNFDCDASPQSTSDYPYQSVKEVSLSKEVHIGLVDKNYGSSSSEVSADSVFPLQSVVDRPPVVVRETKLRKKAHSGLVDNYGSSCSETSFDCDVSLESVVDHPQLTVKGRNLKGRQVHLKHKKRKPSSAKARFDCDVSLGTVADESQRAVEKINLLKGKNADLMDVNYESHGLVMGFHTGAQLVADQPQVAEIEPQKVDVDLENKSVQSSSSSLSSDSPASLYHSAHDEPQEALDEVNLKELNIDMEVKSYDCSSSELTFDSDPPLLSVSEQSHLDAEGKERHIDLEDESCESDSSEITFDSDIPLYSVIDQPEVAVYEEETVDLESKSNESCVSEITFDSDIPLHSGNDHPEVAVKEVIQKEEYIHLERKNDEPSGSEISLDSYAPRHSVTNSPEVAVKKLNPQKEDQVHLENKENEPIDSEVSLDYNIIFHSVTGHSEDPIKKINLHTKEHMYLENKSGFETSLDSDVPLRPATHKPEVIVKETWLQREKHAEFQGGSAEFSGSKTSLDSSVPHYSVTESQVAVNKINRKKQYVLENYDKCSGSEIILDSNVPPQSMTDQTQLAFLKEKHVNLRDKNSKSGDSEITFDSEQLQEAVKKIDQWKEEVIGLKNKINEPSTSKLIHDSDVSVQSVADQPKVAIKHVNLENENHMYLEVKNSQYRCSEMNLDSRFLVQSIVNRPQVTILERDHIELEGKHNQRCGSEISFDSDDPLQSVADQLRETVKEISLWKDEEVDMEDSRNEAKGFEIMYDSAVLQPVAGQPEGVVKEVSLWKEHVDLENKIVKPTNTKINFDSHEPLLSVTNKIQGVNKERNLLREERVCLDDKGYVPSDSGIIYVSNIPPQSVIKQPQILQEEHASLEDKNSISYSPEESSDSSDSFQAAADELQKSAKEINLWKEDHIYLEDKSYKLGDFDVSYASHIPVQFVTDQSSVPVKEINVQKKNHNNLASKNCEVCGSKIKCDSCVRLQSEVDQPQVSYKEADLQKEEHVVMEEKTGGPSDSEMMYDSDVPFQIVVNQFPGSVKETHLPKVILLDLVPSDSDYEVISDDIPLQLVTDPPQLTVKDINCINTECIDIEDKSCDSFGSEVRCSCKASTPSMTNQCKETFKIINRKKDYIILGEPSCQSCGSEMSFNVDASDESMTYESQGPDEKMAKYIDSEDKSCGYNGSKGKFNLGDTSHRTTHRLQKARKEAKLRKDPRNAGLKGKSCQSSASAVDFGASSKSALHRRADKKKRSKLKHRHLEDVSCEPDGFEMNFQCAPPLLSDTDQPQETVKKRHPCKKVSFDLKEKNRDSQSSCVPKVDSVRNLKKAKGVIEDNTDEPVLEALPHVPPSFVGKTWSQIMREDDMKINALVKEFREGRFHCYFDDDCETKKVSLKGKKKVTWADLQGKEDTAPTQALSESDDIVCGISDIDDLSVALDKPCHRHPSAERPPKQKWRVASQRQTAKISHSTQTSCKNYPVMKRKIIRQEEDPPKSKCSRLQDDRKTKKKVKIGTVEFPASCTKVLKPMQPKALVCILSSLNIKLKEGEGLHFPKMRHHSWDNDIQFICKYKRNIFDYYEPLIKQIVINPPLNVLVPEFERRNWVKIHFNRSNQNSSAGDNDADGQGSASAPLMAVPARYGFNSRQGTSDPSLFLEESKILHAHEVPKKRNFQLTFLNRDVVKISPKSVRNKFLESKSKKKIHGKKVTTSSNKLGCPKKVYKPIILQQKPRKASEKQSIWIRTKPSDIIRKYISKYSVFLRHRYQSRRAFLGMYLKKKKSVVSRLKKVKRTAKVLLNSSVPPAGAEELSSATANPPAKRPVPVRASCHITRRKKRSDESYHGRKRSPAGPVRAYDLRSSSCLQQCGRRMTRLANKLRGNETK; via the exons catttgTTCAGTGCTCAGCACAGGAGTTTGACCAGACAGAGTAGACGTCAAATATGTACCAGCAGTTTGATGGAGCGTTTCTTACAGGATGTACTGCAGCACCACCCATATCACTGTCAAGAGAGCAG TTCAACACGAGATGAGACACATGTGAATACTGGGTCATCATCTGAAGTGGTGCATTTGGATGATGATTTttctgaagaagaggaagaggatgaggataAGATTGAGGATGAGGATGCTACTGAAGAGAGACCCTCCGAGGCTTCAGAACCTATTGAAGAGTTACATTCCAGACCTCATAAATCTCAGGAAGGCACACAGGAGGTTTCAGTTCGACCATCAGTTATTCAAAAACTGGAGAAGGGACAGCAGCAGCCCTTGGAGTTTGTTCATAAAATTGGGGCCGGTGTGAAAAAATGTAATCTAGTAGATATTGGTCAGGCTACAAATAATGGAAGCAACTTGGTACGCCCGCCAGTGATTTATAATGCTCCTGCTAGTTGTTTATCTGAAAGCTCTAATGATAGACCAGTTACAACTAATACAACTGGTTTACCGGCAGCAGCTCATTTGGATTCAGTTAGCAAATGTGACCCAAACAAAGTTGACAAATACCTTGAACAGCCAGACGGGGCCTCTAGAAATCCTGTGCCATCATCCCATGTAGAAACTTCTTCATTTTCACATCAGAAACCTAAAGAATCAAATAGGAAATATTTACGCATGAATTCAGATAAGTTGGTTTTGTGGAGAGATGTAAAATCTCAGGGTAAAACTTTGTCAGCTGGCTTGAAATTCCAGGAACGCATGGGTACTAAGGACTCCTTAAGAGTTAAATCTCCTTCCAAATTAGCAGTAAACCCGAATAAAACTGACATGCCTTTGAATAAAGGAATCTTTGAAGATACTATTCCAAAGCACCATGAGGAATTCTTTTCTAATATGGATTGTACCCAAGAAGAAAAGCACTTGGTTTTTAACAAGAAAGCCTTTTGGGAACAGAAGTGCTCAGTGAGTTCTGAAATGAAGTTTGATTGTAGCTCTCTTCAGTCAGCATCTGATCAGCCCCAAGAGACTGCACAAGACATAAATCTTTGGAAGGAGGAGCGAATTGACCAAGAAGATAACTATGAATCTAGAGGTTCAGAAATGAGTTTTGATTGCAGTTCCTCTTTTCATTCACTGACTGACCAATCTAAAGTGAGTGCCAAAGAAGTAAACCTTTCCAAGGAAGTATGTACTGATGTACAGTATAAGAATAATACATCTTATGTTTCTAAAAGAAGTTCTGATTGCGGTGACATTCTTCACTTGGTTACGAACCAATCCCAAATGACTGTTAAAGAAGTAAGTCTTCAGAATGCAAGGCGTATTAGCCTGGTTGACCAAAGCTATGAATCTAGTGATTCTGAAACAAATTTTGATTGTGATGCTTCACCTCAGTCCACTAGTGACTACCCTTACCAATCTGTAAAAGAAGTAAGCCTTTCTAAGGAAGTGCACATTGGTTTGGTTGATAAGAACTATGGTTCCAGTAGTTCTGAAGTAAGTGCTGATTCTGTTTTCCCACTGCAGTCAGTGGTTGACCGACCACCGGTGGTTGTCAGAGAAACAAAACTTCGGAAGAAGGCTCATTCTGGCTTGGTTGATAACTATGGATCGAGTTGTTCTGAAACAAGTTTTGATTGTGATGTTTCTCTTGAGTCAGTAGTTGATCATCCCCAGCTGACTGTCAAAGGAAGAAACCTGAAAGGTAGACAAGTCCACCTAAAACATAAGAAGCGTAAACCCAGTAGTGCTAAAGCACGTTTTGATTGTGATGTCTCACTCGGGACAGTTGCAGATGAATCCCAGAGGGCCGTTGAAAAGATAAATCTTCTAAAGGGGAAGAATGCTGACCTTATGGATGTGAACTATGAATCCCATGGTCTTGTAATGGGTTTTCACACCGGTGCTCAGTTAGTGGCTGACCAGCCTCAAGTAGCAGAAATAGAGCCTCAGAAAGTGGATGTTGACCTTGAGAATAAGAGTGTTCAGTCTAGCAGTTCTTCTCTAAGTTCTGATTCTCCGGCTTCTCTTTATCATTCAGCTCACGATGAGCCTCAAGAAGCTTTGGATGAAGTAAATCTTAAAGAGTTAAATATTGACATGGAAGTTAAGAGCTATGATTGCTCCAGCTCTGAGTTGACTTTTGATTCTGACCCGCCTCTTCTGTCAGTTTCTGAGCAGTCTCATCTGGATGCTGAAGGAAAAGAACGGCACATTGACCTGGAAGATGAGAGCTGTGAGTCAGATAGTTCTGAAATAACTTTTGATTCTGATATTCCTCTTTATTCAGTAATTGACCAACCTGAAGTAGCTGTTTATGAGGAAGAAACTGTTGATCTGGAAAGTAAAAGTAATGAATCTTGTGTTTCTGAAATAACTTTTGATTCTGATATTCCTCTTCATTCAGGAAATGATCACCCTGAAGTAGCTGTTAAAGAAGTAATTCAGAAAGAAGAGTACATTCACTTAGAAAGGAAGAATGATGAACCCAGTGGTTCTGAAATAAGTTTGGATTCCTATGCCCCTCGTCATTCAGTGACTAATTCTCCCGAAGTAGCTGTTAAAAAGCTAAATCCTCAAAAAGAAGACCAGGTACActtagaaaataaggaaaatgaaccTATTGATTCAGAAGTAAGTTTGGATTATAATATCATTTTTCATTCAGTGACTGGACATTCTGAAgatcccattaaaaaaataaaccttcaCACAAAAGAGCACATGTACTTAGAAAATAAGAGTGGTTTTGAAACAAGCTTGGATTCTGATGTCCCTCTTCGGCCAGCGACTCACAAACCTGAAGTAATTGTCAAAGAAACATGGCTTCAAAGAGAAAAGCATGCTGAATTCCAAGGTGGAAGTGCTGAATTCAGTGGTTCAAAAACAAGTTTAGATTCTAGTGTCCCTCATTATTCAGTAACTGAATCTCAAGTAGCTgttaacaaaataaacagaaagaagcaaTATGTTCTAGAAAACTATGATAAATGTAGTGGTTCTGAAATAATTTTGGATTCTAATGTTCCACCTCAGTCAATGACTGACCAAACTCAGCTAGcttttttgaaggaaaaacatGTTAATCTGAGAGACAAAAACAGTAAATCAGGTGATTCTGAAATAACTTTTGATTCTGAACAACTTCAGGAAGCGGTTaaaaaaatagaccaatggaaggaAGAGGTTATTGGCCTGAAAAATAAGATTAATGAACCTAGTACTTCTAAATTAATACATGATTCTGATGTTTCTGTCCAGTCTGTGGCTGATCAACCCAAAGTAGCTATTAAACATGTAAACCTTGAGAATGAAAACCATATGTACTTGGAAGTTAAGAACAGCCAATATCGTTGTTCTGAAATGAATTTGGACTCTCGTTTCTTGGTTCAGTCAATAGTCAATCGACCTCAAGTAACTATTTTGGAGCGGGACCACATTGAGCTAGAAGGTAAGCACAATCAGCGTTGTGGTTCTGAAATAAGTTTTGATTCTGATGACCCTCTTCAGTCAGTGGCTGACCAGCTGAGAGAAACCGTTAAAGAAATAAGCCTTTGGAAGGATGAAGAAGTTGACATGGAAGATAGCAGGAATGAAGCTAAGGGTTTTGAAATTATGTATGATTCTGCTGTTCTTCAGCCAGTGGCTGGCCAACCTGAAGGAGTAGTTAAGGAGGTCAGTCTTTGGAAAGAGCACGTTGACTTGGAAAATAAGATTGTCAAACCTACcaatactaaaataaattttgattctCATGAACCCCTTCTGTCTGTGACTAATAAAATTCAAGGggtgaataaagaaagaaatcttttgaGGGAGGAACGTGTTTGTCTGGATGATAAGGGCTATGTGCCCAGTGATTCTGGAATAATTTATGTTTCAAATATCCCTCCTCAGTCAGTGATAAAACAACCCCAAATTTTGCAAGAGGAGCATGCCAGTCTGGAAGATAAGAACAGTATTTCTTACAGTCCTGAAGAAAGTTCTGATTCCAGTGACTCTTTCCAGGCAGCAGCAGATGAGCTTCAAAAATCTGccaaagaaataaatctttggaAGGAAGACCATATTTATCTGGAAGATAAGAGCTATAAATTAGGTGATTTTGATGTAAGTTATGCTTCTCATATTCCTGTTCAGTTTGTGACCGATCAATCTTCTGTGCCTGTCAAAGAAATAAACGTGCAAAAGAAGAATCATAATAATCTAGCAAGTAAGAACTGTGAAGTCTGtggttctaaaataaaatgtgattcttGTGTTCGTCTTCAGTCAGAAGTTGACCAACCTCAAGTGTCTTACAAAGAGGCAGACCTTCAGAAGGAAGAGCATGTTGTCATGGAAGAAAAGACCGGTGGACCTAGTGATTCAGAAATGATGTATGATTCTGATGTTCCTTTTCAAATAGTGGTTAACCAGTTTCCAGGGTCAGTCAAAGAAACACATCTTCCAAAGGTCATACTTTTGGATCTGGTGCCCAGTGATAGTGATTATGAAGTAATTTCAGATGATATTCCCCTTCAGTTAGTGACTGACCCACCTCAGTTGACTGTCAAAGATATCAACTGTATAAATACAGAATGTATTGATATAGAAGATAAGAGCTGTGACTCTTTTGGTTCTGAAGTCAGGTGTAGTTGTAAAGCCTCTACTCCCTCAATGACAAACCAATGCAAAGagactttcaaaataataaaccGGAAGAAAGACTATATTATTCTGGGAGAGCCAAGTTGTCAGTCTTGTGGTTCTGAAATGAGTTTTAATGTTGATGCCTCTGATGAGTCCATGACTTACGAGTCACAAGGACCTGATGAGAAAATGGCGAAATATATTGACTCAGAAGATAAGAGCTGTGGATATAATGGTTCTAAAGGAAAATTTAATTTGGGAGACACTTCTCATCGAACGACTCACCGACTGCAGAAAGCTCGCAAAGAAGCCAAGCTTCGGAAAGATCCAAGAAATGCTGGCCTAAAAGGTAAGAGCTGTCAGTCTAGTGCTTCTGCAGTGGATTTTGGTGCCTCTTCCAAGTCAGCGCTCCATCGAAGGGCCGATAAAAAAAAACGTTCAAAGCTAAAACATAGACATTTAGAAGATGTGAGCTGTGAACCGGATGGTTTTGAGATGAATTTTCAGTGTGCTCCCCCTCTTCTGTCTGATACTGATCAGCCTCAAGAAACTGTTAAGAAAAGACACCCTTGTAAGAAGGTGTCTTTTGACTTGAAAGAAAAGAACCGTGATTCCCAGTCAAGCTGTGTTCCCAAGGTTGATTCTGTAAGGAACCTGAAAAAAGCAAAGGGTGTCATAGAAGATAATACTGATGAACCGGTTCTTGAAGCCTTACCTCATGTACCTCCTTCATTTGTGGGGAAAACATGGTCTCAGATAATGAGAGAAGATGACATGAAAATTAATGCTCTTGTGAAGGAATTTAGGGAAGGTCGTTTCCACTGTTACTTTGATGATGACTGTGAGACCAAAAAAGTTtctttgaagggaaaaaaaaaggttacctGGGCTGACTTGCAGGGTAAGGAGGACACTGCACCAACTCAAGCTCTGTCAGAAAGTGATGATATTGTCTGTGGTATTTCAGATATTGATGACTTGTCAGTGGCCTTAGATAAACCATGCCATCGTCATCCTTCAGCAGAGAGGCCTCCTAAGCAAAAGTGGCGTGTGGCTTCTCAACGCCAGACAGCGAAAATCAGCCATAGTACTCAGACCAGTTGTAAGAATTACCcagtgatgaaaagaaaaataattagacaaGAGGAAGACCCACCAAAAAGTAAGTGTTCACGTTTACAGGAtgacagaaaaactaaaaagaaagtcaaaattgGGACAGTTGAATTTCCTGCATCATGTACTAAAGTTTTGAAGCCCATGCAACCCAAAGCCTTAGtctgtattctttcttctttaaatattaaactgAAGGAGGGTGAAGGCCTCCACTTCCCTAAAATGAGGCACCATAGTTGGGATAATGATATTcagtttatatgcaaatataaacgGAATATCTTTGATTATTATGAGCCCCTGATTAAGCAAATTGTAATTAATCCTCCCCTGAATGTACTAGTACCAGAGTTTGAGAGGCGTAACTGggttaaaattcattttaataggaGCAACCAAAACTCCAGTGCAGGAGATAATGATGCTGATGGACAAGGCTCTGCTTCAGCACCTTTAATGGCAGTGCCGGCAAGATACGGATTTAATTCACGTCAGGGAACCAGTGACCCTTCTCTGTTTCTGGAAGAATCAAAGATTCTGCATGCTCATGAggttccaaagaaaagaaatttccagCTAACATTTTTAAATCGTGATGTTGTCAAAATCTCTCCAAAATCAGTTAGAAATAAGTTTTtggaaagtaaaagtaaaaagaaaattcatggaAAGAAGGTGACAACCAGTAGTAATAAGTTAGGTTGTCCCAAAAAGGTTTATAAACCAATTATTCTCCAGCAAAAACCCAGAAAAGCTTCAGAGAAACAGTCAATTTGGATTCGGACCAAACCAAGTGATATAATTagaaagtatatttcaaaatactctGTTTTTTTACGTCATAGATATCAGTCCAGGAGGGCTTTTCTTGGAAtgtatctgaaaaagaaaaaatctgttgTCAGTAGGCTAAAGAAGGTGAAGAGAACAGCTAAAGTGCTTTTGAATTCCTCAGTTCCACCAGCTGGTGCTGAAGAGCTGTCGAGCGCTACGGCAAATCCTCCTGCAAAGCGACCTGTGCCTGTGCGGGCTTCTTGCCACATCACACgaaggaagaagaggagtgaTGAAAGCTACCATGGCCGAAAGAGAAGTCCTGCTGGACCTGTGAGAGCATATGATCTGAGAAGCTCATCTTGTTTACAACAATGTGGAAGAAGGATGACTCGGCTAGCAAACAAATTGAGAGGTAATGAGACAAAATAG